The Leptospira terpstrae serovar Hualin str. LT 11-33 = ATCC 700639 nucleotide sequence GAGGATAATAAATAGTCCAAGTAATAAGGTGATCATATCGGCATAGGTCAATAACCAACGATCATGTGCCTCGACATGTTCTTCTTCTTTAGATACAAACCGGGATCGTCTTCTCATATTTCCTCTTTGAGCGTTGGAAAGGCTTTATATAAAAACTCCCATTCCTTTTCCTTTACTTTCACATAGAACTCGTTAAATAAATCTTGGCCAACGGGTAAAGTTGCATAGTAACCTTGTTCCACTTTTTTAAATAAAGGATAAACACCTAATAAACGAGACATCATAGCAGCTGGTTTTATAATATAAGCACTCACTGGTTTGTGCGCCAATTCATAGAATTTTTTAAGATTAAAGAGTACAACTTCTAATTGTTTTTTTCGCGTCTCTCTTTCATCTAACTCGCAAAAAAGTGTGAAGTATTCTTCTTGATCGATTTCTCTTCCCGGCTTCCATCCTTTGGCGAGAAGAAGTTTGGCCATTAGAATGTCTAAATCGTCTGTTATGGTGTTAAGTTCCATTAGACGTTCCAC carries:
- a CDS encoding FFLEELY motif protein, which encodes MKHQLTEEVTLARREIVRVQVDRFHLYYYDFFHRKETIEMAKFFFETVYNLDGKEEWETLAFTTYDKVKNMMKEGTRESVERLMELNTITDDLDILMAKLLLAKGWKPGREIDQEEYFTLFCELDERETRKKQLEVVLFNLKKFYELAHKPVSAYIIKPAAMMSRLLGVYPLFKKVEQGYYATLPVGQDLFNEFYVKVKEKEWEFLYKAFPTLKEEI